In Patagioenas fasciata isolate bPatFas1 chromosome 2, bPatFas1.hap1, whole genome shotgun sequence, a single window of DNA contains:
- the TAC1 gene encoding protachykinin-1 isoform X1 produces MRTDVEVAMRLPLAFAVLLLASAQALAEEMGATDDLSYWSDWSDGDQGKEELPLPLEHFLQRMARRPRPQQFFGLMGKRDAGYGQISHKRHKTDSFVGLMGKRSLNSGSSERSIAQSYEQRRK; encoded by the exons ATGCGCACG GACGTCGAGGTGGCGATGAGGCTCCCGCTGGCTTTCGCCGTGCTGCTCCTGGCCTCGGCGCAGGCGCTGGCCGAGGAGATGGGCGCCACCGACGACCTCAGCTACTGGTCCGACTGGTCCGACGGCGACCAGGGGAAG GAGGAGCTGCCGCTGCCCCTTGAGCACTTTCTGCAAAGGATGGCCCGGAGACCCCGGCCCCAGCAGTTCTTCGGCCTCATGGGCAAGCGCGATGCCG GATACGGCCAGATCTCTCACAAAA ggcataAAACAGACTCCTTTGTTGGACTTATGGGGAAAAGATCTTTAAATTCTG GGTCCTCTGAAAGAAGCATAGCACAGAGTTATGAACAGAGGCGTAAATGA
- the TAC1 gene encoding protachykinin-1 isoform X2 has translation MRLPLAFAVLLLASAQALAEEMGATDDLSYWSDWSDGDQGKEELPLPLEHFLQRMARRPRPQQFFGLMGKRDAGYGQISHKRHKTDSFVGLMGKRSLNSGSSERSIAQSYEQRRK, from the exons ATGAGGCTCCCGCTGGCTTTCGCCGTGCTGCTCCTGGCCTCGGCGCAGGCGCTGGCCGAGGAGATGGGCGCCACCGACGACCTCAGCTACTGGTCCGACTGGTCCGACGGCGACCAGGGGAAG GAGGAGCTGCCGCTGCCCCTTGAGCACTTTCTGCAAAGGATGGCCCGGAGACCCCGGCCCCAGCAGTTCTTCGGCCTCATGGGCAAGCGCGATGCCG GATACGGCCAGATCTCTCACAAAA ggcataAAACAGACTCCTTTGTTGGACTTATGGGGAAAAGATCTTTAAATTCTG GGTCCTCTGAAAGAAGCATAGCACAGAGTTATGAACAGAGGCGTAAATGA